Genomic segment of Dromiciops gliroides isolate mDroGli1 chromosome 3, mDroGli1.pri, whole genome shotgun sequence:
CcctacaaagagaaaatgaagagttgCCCATCCACAGCTTTACTCAGTAGAAAACAGTTTACCAGTAGTGTTAAGAGCTTGACTCCCaattcctgacaaaattctagaatgtggTCTATGTTGGGGACATGAATCTGTATCAGTGCCATCTGGTCATCAGTCTACCCAAAGAGTCATGGACTCCTGCACTGGGAACAGCCATCAGTCCGCCCCTTCCTCCATCTTGTTTATAGTGCTTCTAGTGGAAGTCATGGGCTGGCCCAATGGACCACAGAAACAtaggaaataggaagaaaagcaggaaaaggAGGTGAATGGAGTCCTTCAGAAACCTAAGACTCAGTATATGATGCTAAATGAATGACATACCCTTCCCGGGAACTAGGACAGAGGGGATATATGGAAGTGATCACCCTAActtagagaggaagagagagagagagagagagagagagagagagagagagagagagagagagagagagagagagagagagagagactcaatAGAACTGGGATACTAGAGAAACATTCCTACCTCAAGAAACTATCTGTGTGGAGGATTAAGGAGACCCAGGTAAAAGGGCAGAAAGTATTTGAAGAGACAGAGATATTTCCCCTCCGAACCTGCCAGAAAGGGTGACAACTTTCCAAATAGATTAGAAACACATTGGCcctggcctttttctttttttttttttaaagaaatatgacATCATCCTTATGGATGAAGCCCAGGGAGAAGCTTCAtgggtagaatttgaaccaaggtcctctgacttttaAAGATACTGATGTACAATGATGATGACTCCTCTATTGCTTCTCGGCCTTTTGGCTAAGATCAAGTGTGATGATCACTCCTCTGTTCAAAATCTTCAATGCCTCTTTATTGCTGGCATTTAATGACCTCTACATTTTGGTCCTCCCTTTAGCTCCACCTTAAAGCTTTATTTCATACTTTTTCTGCTTGTACATTTCATGTTCTATACAAAATAGACTGTTGGCTTTTTCTGAATCTTGTTCCCATGCTCACTCATCTCCATGTGGTTATAAAGgactgtgggggaggggcaattggaagagaataagcatttaatatagtGCCTGCTATGCACCAAGTGGGGaggctaggtggagcaatggctAAAGCacatggcctggagtcaggaagactcatctttctgagttcaaatctgacctcagacatttattagcagtgtgaccctgggcacttaactctgcttgcctcagtttcttcatgtttaaaatgaactagagaaggaaatagtaaaccgctccaatatctttgccaagaatacctcaaatggggtcatgaagagtctgacacaactgaaaaacgactgaaatgtgcccaacactgtgctaagcacttcacaattattatgtcatttgatcctcacaacgaccctgggaagtaggtgctattattatccccattctacagttgaggaaactgaggcaaacctaggttaaatgatttgtccaaggtcacacaattaataaatgtctgagagcCTTGAGATACATCCCCATCTTATATCTGCTTGTTGAAACCTttaccttccttcaaggcccaactcaggGGACAGCTTCTCCATGAAACCATGCTGGACTCCCTCAAACCTGAGCTTACAAAGACTTCTTACAAATCATTAACCAATCTTCGAAGGGGTGGGGTAGTTTTGAGCTACTACAGGAGAAGAAGTAACCACCTGGACCCAATCAATTGTGGATGCTTCAGAGTCTTGAGGAAGCAGATAGCTAGTCACTTGAtttaaaacaacaagaaaaacaaaaatccaatatAGCAATAATTTATAATCATgaaaatcaactaaaataataattaaaataaaataaattcaaatagcAATACTGTTATGGCCTAGGCATTCCTAATTCCTAGAGAGATCCTAGACTTAGAATAGCCTTtgaataattatttcttttctttgtagcaGTATTGATGATATTTAATTGACTTTCCTTTGGactgtttgggggtgggggaaggggagggagtgtTTGTGTTTAGCatatctccctccatccttcccattCCCTTTTCCTGGTTTAAGATTTAACCCAGATATCTGGGATAGTTATGGGGCTTCCTGTAAAACCAAAGCATCTTTGATTAAAATGCTCTCTCTCCTGCCAATAAGGAATAGTTCTATTCAGGGCTTTATAAGCTCTTGAGCTGGAAGTTCCCTTcaagggcatctagtccaatccccaatttctacaattgaggaaactgatacctGGCATGCAGGAAGGTTGGGATCCAGACCCGAGGCCTCTAACTAACCCATTGTTCCTGTGTTCCATGATGTGCCCTATCTTCTCTTTTAGCTGttatcttctgtttttacaaTGCCTTTATTTCCAGAAAATATCCCTTTCCTTACAAAGCACTATCCCCtctaagaaagaatgaaaaagaaagatggaaaaaaaagcaattcagcaaagcTAACCAACACAACTGAGACTGACAGCATACATGAAGGAGCAACTCCATAGTCCTTCACCTTtgtaaagaagggagagaagggcatTTTCTCCTATCTCCTTCAGCgccaagcttggtcattgtaATTAACAATATCCAATTtcatgttgttggtttttttctttccatttatattgttatagttgTCAACCTGAAACtttaatgaaaacaatcaatACAACAAAATTGAGTTCTTTTAATCAAGAGTTGCAGAATGTGGTACTACACAGAAAACTTCCAAGTACCCAAAGAGGGGGGTTGGGAACAGAGTTTATACAGGGTACTAAGACAGAGAGAGTGATGAGATTGTCTGTGGGAGAACTAAGTATCTCATAGTTCCACCAGATAAGTTCTTTTGCATAACAAGATAAGTGCCATCTTGGGAATCTTGGGAGGGGAGagttttacaaaataatcagaagccaGAATGATAAGGTTGGGTCAGCAGCCCTTTGGCCTGGGAACTGAAACTAGATGGAGATCAGTTAGTTCTCAGTCAATTGGGTTTGTCatagtcattgtacatatattactctcctggttctgcttttacTTCAGTTTACATCAATCAGTGTAAATCTTCTTATGCTTCAATGTATCCTTcatatccatcatttcttttttcttttcttttttttttttttggtgaggcaattggggttaagtgatttgcccagggtcacacagctagtaggtgttaagtgtctgaggtcggatttgaactcaggtcctcctaactccagggtcagtgctctatctactgtgccacctagctgccccatatccatcatttcttatggcataatagtattcctttacatttggTTATTTTTTCTGCCTACACTAAAGAGTTATTTGCCATGACAACCAATATTATTCTATTAAACATGTACCAGACCCTTTCTAACCTCTATTTTTCATGCTATCCTTGCAAACAAACCTGCTAAgtgtggtgcagctaggtggtgcagtggatagagcactggccctggagtcagaaggacctgagttcaaaatccagcctcagacacttaacacttactagctgtgtgatcctgggcaagtcacttaaccccaattgcctcactaaaaaaaaaaaaaaaattcttgggcagctaggtggcgcagtggataaagcactggccctggattcaggaggacctgagttcaaatctggactgagacacttgacacttactagctgtgtgaccctgggaaagtcacttaacccccattgccctgcaaaaaaaaccccaaaatacccAAACCTGCTAAAAACAATATCATATATTTTAACATCTACATTTTTTTCAAGAACATCTGCTGAGCCTTTCACACCCTCTGCCAGCTCCTGTATCATGAATACAACTGCATCAGAAAAATATAAGATTTGTCATCCTAAACTGAGAAACCACTTACTGTAATCAAATTATATGTCACAgtctgttcagtcattccccagtagattggcttctactttgtttccaattttgttttgctttgtgttgggtgtttgttttttttttaattgtttttgctaTTAGGAAAAGTCCTTCTTCAAATGCAGGGtgacccaaaagtcttagtgtgggCCTAACATTTATGACTTTGGGAACACCATGTATTTTAGAGTATATGGTGCCCTGCCTTTTTTTAGGCTTGGAATCTAAATGCAGTCATCTTCCATTTTATGCCAAGGTCGGGAGGCCAAACATAATAATGAAAACGATTCAGTTCCTAATTCTTTTAGtggcaaagaaggaaaataggGCAGGACCCAGAACTCCTTTAATCGCTTCCACTTTGGCCGCAAAAAGAagtcatcaaggggcagctaggtggtgcagtggataaagcactggccctggattcaggaggacctgagttcaaatctggcctcaaacacttgacacttactagctacgtgaccctgggcaagtcacttaaccctcactgccccgcaaaaaaaaaaaaaaaaaaagaagtcatcaaaCAGTGACCCAAACTTGCTTGTGCCAGTCTTACCCAAGACTAAGAGGAGCAGAAGCTATGGGGTGCCCAGTTCTCCGCCCTTTTATCAGCTGGACTGTTCTGGGTGTGGTGGGGTTTGGCAGATGGAGGCCTTCCAGAAGACCCAGGGGCTGTTGCCTTCAATCCCACTAGTTTTCCCATCTGGCCTTCTGTGCTGGAAGGGAGGTAGCACTGCAAACAGAGAAGCCTTTGATACCACAAATATCCAGGGATGTGGAGTTGAGGGTTGCCAAGTGTCATGCTGTGACTTAATTGGCCCAGAAGCATCTCATTGTCAGGTattctaattcataagaaaaaTGCTTGCATTGCTCTGATGCTTAGAAGATAATGTAAGTGTGAGTTTTGGTGTGAAAGGCTGaatcattaatcttttttttttttcaataagaaaaaagcttgttTGGAAGATTCTGAGGGTGTAGTTACCGAGGGTCCAAATATATGCATTTAACTTCTAGAGTAGATAGTTAAGTTAATAACCGAGTTATAGAAACCCAGTTCTTGAGCTGGTAGGAACTACAAAGTCtttgttttgtagatgagaaaattgtgaCCCAAGGAGATTAGGCAATTTGCCAAAGGTCAAATATAGATAATAGATGTGTTATAACGAGGGGGATTAGACCCCAGGTTTggagtcaatgttctttccatggtaccatattagtaataactcacatttagatAGGCtctgaggtttacaaagtactttctcctTTGAgcatcacaacaaccttgtgaagtaggtacaTGTATAATCtgaattttattgatgaggaaaactGATAGATTAGAAAGCCtagagactttcccaaggtcacagagctatcCAAGACCAGATTTCAAACCGTCTCTCTCTGACTAAACATCTATCACCATCCACCATACCCCACTTACTGTTAAAAACACTGACCAAAATCTACACTTAGTAGCAGCCCCCTCCCCCGCAGACATCTACagaatgaatatttttatcaTCCTGAGAAACAGTGTAAGACAACAACCCTTGGTATGTAAAAAATGCTTTTGAAACATCTTGCTGAATCTCAGGGTGAGCTGACTATGCTGTGTTCCAAAAGTCTCTAAGCAATTCCCGGAAGTCTTTGATCTCCATCCCATGTTGTCCAGTTAAGGGTGGTCCCCCTTGAAATGGGGtgactaataaataataataaactaataaataaacaGGGAAGATTAATAAATCAAATTGTGATAAAGTGATTATTGAATCCAGTTGTCTGAGATTACTAAGGTTAAGATATGGTCTGCTCTGatccactttttttccccttgttcaaACATGCTTTCGCACTGTGTCTGGCTTATGCCTGAACTCTGACTGCTCCCTGGATTTAAGTGAGCACCACCAATTCTCTTCCCATTGGACATAAAGTCATACATCTCTAAGAAGACtgttttttcatatatacatCTTTCTGAGGAAATTTTGCAATTCCTTATAAAGCATAGAGCAAAACCAGATCAAGTTTTTGCTGCCATAGAAAAGATTCAGATTCTTGTCCCAGGATCTTGGGACCAGGACCTATTGTACTTTGGACCACAACTTCCCTTAAAGCTCTAGGGACCATGACAGCAACTAGATCCTCTGTGCGactgggaaggaaaaaggagTAAGGGGTAGTTGGAGACACTCTGAGGCAGGAACCAGAGAGGAAATCATCAAGAGGTGGTAAAGGACAGTGGCAAGCCTCGTGAAAGTAAGGGGATGGTGGAGGGAAGCAGAACAGGAGGGGTTTGAGGAGGAATCACGGGACTGCCAGTGGCtacccatgattccagaggactgatgatgaaggaTGTTACCCCACTCCTGATAGGGCGATGATGGGCCCAAGATCAGAAGTAGATGCCTATGTGGGGATATGAAcaatgtgaaaatgtgtttttctttactATTCATGCTTGTTACTacggttttgtgttttgtttttacagtgagGAGAATGaggtgaaaaagagagaaaataaatgcttgtcagtttaaatgtacatatgtgtgtgtatatatatatatatatatatgtatatatttatatttatttagaagtatttaatcgggcagctagatggcacagtggatagtgcaacggccctggagtcgggagtacctgagttcaaatctggccttagacacttaacatttattagctgtgtgaccctgggcaagtcccttaaccccaattgcctcactaaaaaaacaaaaaagaaagaaaagaaaatagaagtatTTAATCATTCCTACTACTATAACTCCCTCTCCTAAGTACAAATACAAACATTTGAGACTCAGAAGGGATGACCCCCAAATCTCAGTGACCAGCCACTGTACTCTGCCTGGGTTCCATAATCTCATCATGAGGGTAAGAGTAGGAGGTGGCTGGAATGGGAAATTGAAATCCAAAATGGGAGTGGGTGGCCCTTAGAAAGTCCAGAGTGGGAAGGGGTCTCAGAAAGTGTAAGATAGGCATCTGTTCATCCTGCCTCCCACGACTGCACCCCCTTTCAAGTCTTGCTGGTTAATTTAGATTAATTCAGAACTGAAAGAAAGACATTTTCTTTTGGAAATCTGGCCCAATTTCCCAGAGAGAGAAGAGTACTCTGGTAGCTGATAGGGGAGATGCCTGTGGTGATAGTGACCTTGGCAGTTGCTATCCCTGCACTGGTTCTAAGGATGAGTAGGAAAGGGTTTGCCAGGAAGCAGGCAGGGCCTGCTGACTCTTCCAGATCCTTAGCATTCCAAAGCCAGGAAGACAGAAGCAGGAAATCAGGCCCAGAAGTTAGAGGCCCTGTGGAATACAAAGCTTCTCTAAAGACTTGGAACTATATACatacacgcgcacacacacacacacatatacacatatgtgtgtgcatatatatatctCTTCTGAGTCTCAAgcgtttgtatttatatttaggAGAGGGAGTGATAGCAGTAGGAATGATTAAATacttctaaataaatatatatatacatatacaaatatatacacacacatatgtacatttaAACTgacaagcatatatatatatatgcacacacatgtgtatatgtgtgtgtgtatgtgtttatatagcTAAGGTGTAGCTAGCCCTCAATTATCTTCTGCAATCatgaataaacttttttttttttgcacagagcACTGGTCAATATGTAGTTTAACTTGGTTCTATGtaaattcttttaatttaaaagaagggAAGTTTATAACAGAAATTTAAGGACAACCTTTAATAAGTCATGTGATCTTTCTTGGAGAGATTTtctttcctataaaatgagggatttggaccagatgatatttgaggttccttccaaatctaagtCTTATGGCTAAGACCTACTTCTATAATCCTCCTAAGGAAGGAATATGAATGAAAAGTCTCAGGACATAGTTCTCAAtgctcccaaaacaaaacaaaacaaaacaaaaacaacccaaaaaaaccTTGTAGGCAGGCTCTTCAATCACTGTACAAATGAAAATTtcactccatttaaaaaaaaaaaaagaaaagtggccGGAAGGGCTAGCTAGCCATCATTATAGTTCCTTAgactttcttgtgtgtgtgtgtgtgtgtgtgtgtgtgtgtgtgtgtgtgtatgtgtgtgtagtgaggcaattggggttaagtgacttgcccagggtcatacagctagtaagtgttaagtgtctgaggccagatttgaactcaggtcctcctgactccagggcctgtgctctatccactgcgccacctagctgcccctccttagaCTTTCTTAAAAAGCCAAACCTTCCAAGGGCACAGACTTTTTACCTCTTGATCTCCTGACTCATAGGggaaaagatttagagctggaagggacattagaggccattggctccaatctcttcattttagaagTCAGGAATCTGAAGTTCTAAAAAGTTCAATGACTCTTCCTGAATGTCTACCTATGGGTGTGtaggatggaatttgaacccaggtcttcctaattccaagttcaATATTTTATCCACTACAATAATATGCCTTTCACAATAAACCAAGACTTAACCTACCAAGTAGAAAATATCAAATGTCCAGTCTACTTTTCCACTATGATTTCTTTTCAAAGCCTGAACATTCCATCGAGTTTGGAAAAGCAAGAGCTTTTAGGGAAAGTTTATCAGATTTTCCAAAGTGACTACTGGGCCCAGGCCTCTCTTTTAGACCCCACATGTCTATGTTGGTCACCATTACACCATGTTTACCATTTTGAGGATGTAATATGGTAGTTTAAAATGATAATCATagttttacaaagaacttttatCTTAGCCACTTTGTGAAGTGGGTCATGCAAATACTATCATAAAAGTAGATCTGGATCATaaaattagaactgggaaaagactTTAGTTCTTTCCACCTGGTcaaaccccctctttttacagccgagaaagctgaggcccagggaggtcatATGTCTGGATCATCATTTCCTACTCAACTATTTTACTGGACTTCATAATCTccagaaatttttcattttacaagatgaaATCAACTCAGAAACTTTCAACTCCTCAGTACCTCCTACCCCTGGAGCTACTCTCTACCTCTGATTGGAGAGAATGAAGGGTTGGCATTGGAGATCTTCCCCGTGATCCTCCACCATTTAAGAAAGGCTCTCTGAGAATCCTCTCATCATTTCCCATCCTGGACTTCATGATTTCCAGAAACTCAGACTTTGGGAAGATGAAATCAATTCTGAAACTCACCTCCTCAGATCATCCCCCCACCTGCAGAATCTTATCATGCCCCTGTGACAGTAATTTCTCTCCCTCAACCCCATCCATCCCCTCAAATCCATCTACCCTCTTCAGCTTCtttctatgtgttgtctttccccatttgattggaacctccttgaaggcaagatctactttttgccttcctttgtatcttcaATCCTAActcagtgcctggtgcatagtacgtgattaataaatgtttattgactttgaCTCTGCCAAGGCCACATGGATAGCTCATGACTGGGTTAGGATTTAAACCAAGGTCCTTAGATTCCAGATCCAGCATCCATTCTATTGAACcactttgcagataaagaaactgaggcttagagagagtCAATCAACTTGTCTACAgacacatggctagtaagtgtcaggattGGCACTTGAACTCAAAACCTCTAATTCTCAGCCCAGTCTGCCTCTTTATGACACAATCTTGTTGGAGTGCATTCtttaaacacaaaaagaaaagacaggcaCTGAAGACAAAGCAAAGTTTGGTGTTAGTCTTCAATGCCTCTTACCTTTGGTGTGCTTCTCTCTAAATCAATATGACTTCACCAGTACCCTCCCCATTCTTACTCCCCAGtttcccagttctttttttgtttgtttttgggtttttttttgttttttggtgaggcaattggggttaagtgacttgcccagtgtcacacagctagtaagtgttcagtgtctgaggccagatttgaactcaggtcctcctgaatccagggccagtgctctatccactgcaccacctagctgcccctcccagttctTTTAAACTCTTGGCTTCTCCTGgataggttgggggggggggtggaatggggGAAAGACTACCCTAGACTCCTTTGactttctaaataaatatattccaAAGCATCCTTCTTTTCTTGGTGCAGTTATTCTTTCCATTGGCACACAGATGTCATCCTATGTGACTCATCCAAATTTTCCTATAAATTCTCCCTGAATGTAACATCAGAggatatgttttttcttttttttcttttttttttttttttacttttttgattcagggcatttattttaacaaacagTTGACTCCTCAAGATGAACTAGATGCTGCAACAGCTGCTCTCTTGGGTTTAGGTGTTGTTCCTTCACGGAATCCATTCCTGAATCGGCGGTAGACAATTTTTAGGTGCCTCATTCGACCAGTACCAGTAGTGTTGTGTCGCTTAGCCTTTGCACTCCAATTATACTTTCTCTTGCGTTTGGCAGGATCCCCGCATTTACCGCAGGTTGAGTTCTGAAGATGGTACGCTTTAGAGCCGCAGCGACGGCACAAAGTGTGCGTCTTATTCCGGCGCTTACCAAACGAAGACGTTCCCTTCGTCATCTTCCTCCTGCCGCAGGGACCAAAGAGAACGGAAGAGAAAGAACACTTCCGCTATCAAGTTTCAGAggatttgttttttcaaatatgTCCTAAGTTAAAGAGACATATGGAGGTGTCTCAGTGTGCTTGCTAAGATAAGCAGCCAAGGCTGACACTGAATTAGCATATCTTTGCAGACTGGCCCTTCCACTGAGGTAAATTCGTGGCATTGGGGTGGATAGCACCCATACATCCTTGGTATATGAGATCCTCATGGTAGAagggtgaagtgaacagaaagagACGTAATTATGGCATAATAATTGATCACAGCTGCCTCCCCAGCAGGCCAGTGTATACCAGTGGATCCCATGCAATGCACACTGTAAGGAAGGCACTGGGTCATGCTCTAGCTGAAGCTGGGATCTCTTCTATGCACTGCAGGGTTATATGAGCTGGTTTCTCTCTCACTTCTGGTCAAAATTGACCTAAAGGAAGCATTTATATATGAGAAACCAGCAAGTTTCTCACAGAAGGGTGTTGTAGCCAGTCTATATATATTAAAGACAGTAAATGCCTCCTAATCTCTTTAAATATTCTATTCCCACACCCTGGAAATGATAATATAACTGCTTACAAAACAACTTCACatgttccccttccttctctgcctccacTGGTTTTCCTCTAGTTGCTATGCTAACATTAAAGGACTTACCCAATACGCTGATGACTTATCTGTTGCTCCTTTCATCACTCTGCACTGTCCATTTGATATCTCTAATTCTCTAATACATTCCAAGTACACTCCTTTCCCAAGCTTATATGTCCTTGATAATATCTTTAACACCACTTATCACATGCAAGTTGCCATACACAATATAGTGCTGCTTGCTTGCATGTATAATGGTGAGgcaacccagaaaaaaaaacaaatgtttaaatctccaaaacaaaacaaacaaatcaaagaaacctCTTAGAAAAGAGATGCTTTACCCTAAAGAATTGTAAGGTCCGGTGCCACCTGGGTGGAGAaatcttttttctgtttgttttacatatacagtgattttatttcatttatttatttatttatttttggtgggtcaatgagggttaagtgacttgcccagggtcgcaaagc
This window contains:
- the LOC122749973 gene encoding 60S ribosomal protein L37-like yields the protein MTKGTSSFGKRRNKTHTLCRRCGSKAYHLQNSTCGKCGDPAKRKRKYNWSAKAKRHNTTGTGRMRHLKIVYRRFRNGFREGTTPKPKRAAVAASSSS